From Pontibacter actiniarum, a single genomic window includes:
- the rplJ gene encoding 50S ribosomal protein L10, whose translation MTREEKEIIVKDLSEKLATTNYFYITDASTMSVAGINAFRRMAFDRGIEYKVYKNTLIKKALDTLEADTSALDNVLKGASGILFSQESGNAPAKLIQDFRKKGNTLPLLKGAFIDSGIFIGDEQLKTLSEIKSKNELIGDIIGLLQSPAKNVVSALQSSGGKLAGILKTLSEKE comes from the coding sequence ATGACCAGGGAAGAAAAAGAGATAATCGTAAAAGACCTGAGCGAGAAGTTAGCTACCACTAACTACTTCTACATAACTGATGCTTCCACGATGAGTGTAGCTGGCATCAATGCGTTCAGAAGAATGGCATTCGATCGTGGTATCGAATACAAAGTGTACAAAAACACTCTTATCAAGAAAGCGCTAGATACTTTAGAAGCTGACACTTCTGCGCTGGATAATGTTTTAAAGGGCGCTTCCGGTATCCTGTTCTCGCAAGAGTCAGGCAATGCACCTGCGAAACTGATCCAGGACTTCAGAAAGAAAGGCAACACGCTTCCTCTGCTGAAAGGTGCTTTTATCGACAGTGGCATTTTCATTGGCGATGAGCAGCTGAAAACTCTGTCTGAAATCAAGTCCAAAAATGAGCTTATCGGCGATATTATTGGTCTGCTTCAGTCTCCAGCGAAGAACGTGGTATCTGCCCTTCAGAGCAGCGGCGGTAAACTGGCCGGCATCTTGAAAACTTTATCAGAAAAAGAATAA
- the rplL gene encoding 50S ribosomal protein L7/L12, with translation MADLKAFAEQLVNLTVKEVNELATILKDEYGIEPAAAAPVMVAGGGAAEGGAAAEEKTSFDVVLKSAGAQKLAVVKLVKELTGLGLKEAKELVDGAPKTLKEGVAKDEADSLKKSLEEAGAEVEVK, from the coding sequence ATGGCAGATTTGAAAGCATTCGCTGAGCAGTTAGTAAACTTAACTGTTAAAGAAGTTAACGAACTAGCTACTATCCTTAAGGATGAGTATGGCATCGAGCCTGCTGCTGCTGCTCCAGTAATGGTTGCTGGTGGTGGTGCTGCTGAAGGTGGAGCTGCTGCAGAAGAGAAAACTTCTTTTGACGTAGTCCTTAAGTCAGCTGGTGCTCAGAAACTAGCGGTAGTTAAGCTTGTAAAAGAGCTGACTGGTCTTGGCCTGAAAGAGGCGAAAGAGCTAGTTGACGGTGCTCCTAAGACACTGAAAGAAGGTGTTGCGAAAGACGAAGCAGACTCACTGAAGAAATCTTTGGAAGAAGCTGGTGCTGAAGTGGAGGTTAAATAA
- the rpoB gene encoding DNA-directed RNA polymerase subunit beta, whose protein sequence is MAKNKTTDRINFASIKPVIDYPDFLDVQVQSFQDFFQLETPAENRAQEGLFKVFAENFPISDSRENFVLEFIDYHIDPPKYSVDESIDRGLTYSVPLKAKLRLICNDEDNEDFETIEQEVFLGNIPYMTEKGSFVINGAERVIVSQLHRSPGVFFAQSKHTNGTKLYSARIIPFKGSWVEFATDVNNVMYAYIDRKKKFPVTTLLRAIGYGTDKDILDLFGLSEEIPADKNTLKNSVGRRLAARVLRTWTEDFVDEDTGEVVSIDRNEVILERDSEITPEDIDIILDSGVQSIILHRENVNIADYAIIYNTLQKDNSNSEQEAVEQIYRQLRNTEAPDVETARDIIQKLFFSDKRYDLGEVGRYRINKKLGLDTNWEAKVLTNEDIVLIVKYLIGLINSKAVVDDIDHLSNRRVRTVGEQLYAQFGVGLARMARTIKERMNVRDNEDFKPVDLINARTLSSVINSFFGTNQLSQFMDQTNPLAEVTHKRRVSALGPGGLSRERAGFEVRDVHYTHYGRLCTIETPEGPNIGLISSLCVHARVNHMGFIETPYRKVIEGKVVVDGSVEYLTAEEEDTHHIAQANAIIDEDGNFINPTVKGRFEGDFPVEAPNTYTYMDVAPNQIVSVAASLIPFLEHDDANRALMGSNMQRQAVPLLKPQAPIVGTGLEGRAAIDSRALVIAEGEGVIDFVDANKIVVKYDLTHEEKLVSFDAEYVTYNLIKFRRTNQDTCINLTPLVKKGERVTKGQPLCEGYATNNGELALGRNLQVAFMPWQGYNFEDAIVISEKVVRDDVFTSIHIEEFELEVRETKRGEEELTSEIPNVSEEAVRNLDENGIIRIGAEVREGDILIGKITPKGETDPTPEEKLLRAIFGDKAGDVKDASLKAPPSLNGVVIDTKLFSRPKKDKNLRAKSKKEVEELKVKYSKELTAIKNVMVDKLVELLEGKTSQGIRHKFGDEILTKGSKFSRKNIIDALFPEKNPYKDESNYAVPEEVNMFKDLILENWTTDDSTNSMLVELVKNYNKRRNIVSAHFKRERFTLEVGDELPAGIVQLAKVYIAKKRKLKVGDKMAGRHGNKGVVARIVREEDMPFLEDGTPMDIVLNPLGVPSRMNIGQIYETVLGWAGLRLGRTYATPIFDGATEEQVSAELAEAGLPHFGRSYLFDGLSGDRFDQPVTVGVIYMLKLGHLVDDKMHARSIGPYSLITQQPLGGKAQFGGQRFGEMEVWALEAFGASNVLQEILTVKSDDVIGRAKAYESIVKGDVLPKPNIPESFNVLIHELRGLALEITLE, encoded by the coding sequence TTGGCTAAGAATAAAACGACAGATAGAATCAATTTCGCCTCTATCAAGCCTGTTATTGACTACCCTGACTTCCTAGATGTTCAGGTTCAGTCGTTTCAGGACTTCTTTCAGTTGGAAACACCGGCTGAAAATAGAGCGCAGGAAGGCTTGTTTAAGGTGTTTGCCGAGAACTTTCCTATCTCCGATTCACGCGAAAACTTCGTACTGGAGTTTATCGACTATCATATAGATCCTCCAAAATACTCTGTAGATGAAAGCATCGACAGGGGCCTTACCTATTCTGTTCCATTAAAAGCAAAGCTTCGCCTGATCTGTAACGACGAGGATAACGAGGACTTTGAAACGATAGAGCAGGAGGTGTTCTTAGGCAACATCCCGTACATGACCGAAAAAGGCTCCTTTGTGATCAATGGGGCTGAACGTGTTATTGTATCGCAGTTGCACCGTTCACCAGGCGTGTTCTTTGCCCAGAGCAAGCACACGAATGGTACAAAGCTTTACTCTGCCAGAATTATTCCTTTTAAAGGGTCCTGGGTTGAGTTTGCCACTGACGTGAACAACGTTATGTACGCTTACATCGACCGTAAGAAGAAGTTCCCTGTTACTACGTTGCTTCGTGCCATTGGATATGGTACGGATAAAGATATCCTGGATCTGTTCGGGCTTTCAGAAGAAATCCCTGCAGACAAAAACACACTGAAGAACTCAGTTGGCCGCAGGCTGGCTGCCCGTGTTCTGAGAACATGGACGGAGGACTTCGTGGATGAGGATACTGGCGAGGTAGTTTCCATCGACCGTAACGAAGTTATCTTAGAGCGTGACTCAGAGATAACTCCAGAAGATATAGACATTATCCTTGACTCTGGCGTGCAGTCCATTATCCTGCACCGCGAGAACGTGAACATCGCTGACTACGCGATCATCTACAACACGCTTCAGAAAGACAACTCTAACTCAGAGCAGGAAGCCGTGGAGCAGATCTATCGCCAGCTGCGTAACACAGAGGCGCCAGACGTTGAAACAGCCCGCGATATTATCCAGAAGCTGTTCTTCTCTGACAAGCGTTATGACCTGGGCGAAGTTGGACGCTACAGAATCAACAAAAAGCTTGGCCTGGATACCAACTGGGAGGCGAAAGTGCTGACCAACGAGGACATCGTTCTGATCGTGAAGTACCTGATCGGTCTGATCAACTCGAAGGCTGTAGTGGATGATATTGACCACTTGAGCAACCGCCGTGTAAGAACGGTGGGAGAGCAGCTGTATGCCCAGTTCGGTGTTGGTCTGGCCCGTATGGCCCGTACCATCAAAGAGCGTATGAACGTGCGCGACAACGAAGACTTCAAACCGGTTGACCTGATCAACGCCCGTACGCTGTCTTCTGTGATCAACTCGTTCTTCGGAACAAACCAGCTTTCTCAGTTCATGGACCAGACCAACCCGCTGGCAGAGGTGACGCACAAGCGTCGTGTATCTGCACTGGGGCCAGGCGGTCTGTCTAGAGAGCGTGCCGGTTTCGAAGTACGTGACGTTCATTACACACACTACGGCCGTCTGTGTACCATTGAGACACCGGAAGGCCCGAACATCGGTCTGATTTCTTCCCTGTGCGTGCACGCCCGCGTGAACCACATGGGCTTTATCGAGACGCCTTACAGAAAGGTGATCGAAGGTAAAGTGGTTGTAGACGGTTCTGTCGAGTACCTCACAGCCGAAGAAGAAGATACCCACCACATCGCACAGGCCAACGCCATCATTGATGAGGACGGTAACTTTATCAACCCAACTGTAAAAGGTCGTTTCGAAGGTGACTTCCCTGTGGAAGCTCCGAACACCTATACATATATGGACGTTGCCCCGAACCAGATTGTATCGGTTGCGGCTTCTCTGATTCCGTTCCTGGAGCATGATGACGCCAACCGTGCCCTGATGGGATCGAACATGCAACGTCAGGCAGTGCCACTTCTGAAGCCTCAGGCTCCGATCGTAGGTACAGGCCTGGAAGGAAGAGCAGCGATAGACTCAAGAGCGCTTGTGATCGCCGAAGGCGAAGGTGTGATTGACTTTGTAGATGCTAACAAGATCGTTGTGAAGTACGACCTGACGCACGAGGAGAAACTTGTTTCCTTCGACGCTGAGTACGTGACTTACAACCTGATCAAGTTCAGAAGAACAAACCAGGATACGTGCATCAACCTGACGCCGCTTGTTAAGAAAGGCGAGCGCGTAACAAAGGGACAGCCGCTGTGCGAAGGCTACGCCACGAACAATGGTGAGCTTGCCCTGGGCCGTAACCTGCAGGTGGCGTTCATGCCATGGCAAGGGTACAACTTTGAGGATGCTATTGTAATCTCAGAGAAAGTTGTTCGCGACGACGTGTTTACCTCTATCCACATCGAAGAATTCGAGCTGGAAGTGCGTGAGACGAAACGTGGCGAGGAAGAGCTTACTTCTGAGATCCCGAACGTGAGTGAGGAAGCCGTACGCAACCTGGATGAGAACGGTATCATCCGTATCGGTGCTGAGGTGCGTGAGGGAGACATCCTGATCGGTAAGATCACGCCGAAAGGTGAGACGGACCCAACGCCGGAGGAGAAACTGCTGAGAGCCATCTTCGGTGATAAAGCCGGCGATGTGAAGGATGCCTCGCTTAAAGCGCCGCCATCACTGAACGGTGTGGTAATAGACACAAAACTTTTCTCTCGTCCTAAGAAAGACAAAAACCTTCGGGCCAAGTCTAAGAAAGAGGTAGAAGAGCTGAAGGTAAAATACTCGAAGGAGCTGACAGCCATCAAGAATGTGATGGTGGACAAGCTGGTGGAACTGCTGGAAGGCAAAACGTCTCAAGGCATCCGTCACAAGTTCGGCGATGAAATCCTGACGAAAGGGTCTAAGTTCAGCAGAAAGAACATCATCGATGCGCTGTTCCCTGAGAAGAACCCTTACAAGGACGAAAGCAACTACGCGGTGCCGGAAGAGGTGAACATGTTCAAAGATCTTATTCTGGAGAACTGGACCACCGACGACAGCACAAACAGCATGCTGGTGGAGCTTGTGAAGAACTATAACAAGCGCCGCAACATCGTATCCGCGCACTTCAAGCGTGAGCGTTTCACACTGGAGGTAGGTGATGAGTTACCAGCAGGTATCGTGCAGCTGGCGAAAGTATACATCGCTAAGAAGCGTAAGCTGAAAGTGGGTGATAAGATGGCCGGCCGCCACGGTAACAAGGGGGTTGTAGCCCGTATCGTACGCGAAGAAGACATGCCGTTCCTGGAAGACGGAACACCGATGGATATCGTACTGAACCCACTTGGTGTACCTTCAAGGATGAACATCGGTCAGATCTACGAAACTGTACTTGGATGGGCCGGGTTAAGATTGGGTAGAACATACGCTACGCCAATATTTGACGGTGCCACAGAAGAGCAGGTTTCTGCTGAGCTGGCTGAGGCCGGACTGCCGCACTTCGGCCGTTCGTACCTGTTCGATGGCCTGAGTGGTGATCGCTTTGACCAACCGGTAACAGTAGGTGTGATTTACATGCTGAAACTGGGCCACTTGGTTGACGATAAGATGCACGCCCGTTCTATCGGTCCATACTCATTGATCACGCAGCAGCCACTGGGCGGTAAAGCGCAGTTTGGTGGTCAGCGTTTCGGTGAAATGGAGGTGTGGGCGTTGGAGGCCTTCGGAGCTTCAAACGTGCTGCAAGAAATACTTACAGTTAAATCTGACGACGTGATCGGTCGTGCGAAAGCCTACGAGTCAATCGTGAAAGGCGACGTGCTGCCGAAGCCAAACATCCCGGAATCATTCAACGTGTTGATTCACGAGTTGAGAGGATTGGCTCTGGAGATTACGTTAGAGTAA
- the rpoC gene encoding DNA-directed RNA polymerase subunit beta', which yields MAFAKNKKLTQDFSKVTISLASPESILERSNGEVVKPETINYRTYKPEMGGLFCERIFGPVKDWECHCGKYKRIRYKGIICDRCGVEVTEKKVRRERMGHIELVVPVAHIWYFKSLPNKIGYLLGLPTKKLDQIIYYERYVVIQPGILAEDGVNTLDFLTEDEYLDMVDKLPRENQMLDNNDPNKFIAKMGAEALQMLLERINLDDLSYELRHAAAHETSQQRKAEALKRLRVVEAFRDATTRIENRPEWMVIRMVPVIPPELRPLVPLDGGRFATSDLNDLYRRVIIRNNRLKRLIEIKAPEVILRNEKRMLQEAVDSLFDNSRKVNAVRAEGNRALKSLSDMLKGKQGRFRQNLLGKRVDYSGRSVIVVGPELKLHECGLPKNMAAELFKPFIIRKLIERGIVKTVKSAKKIVDRKDPVVWDILENVLKGHPVLLNRAPTLHRLGIQAFQPKLIEGKAIQLHPLVCTAFNADFDGDQMAVHVPLGPAAVLEASMLMLASHNILNPANGAPIAVPSQDMVLGLYYVSKGKRSTENEKIEGEGMSFYSAEEVVIATNEKRISKHAYIKVRTKVKNEQGELETKLIETVAGRVIFNQFVPEEVGYIDELLTKKKLQQIISRVFKETGMARTAQFLDDIKTLGFQSAYKGGLSMGLGDINIPAEKEVLVEQAKKDVDAVWQNYSMGLITDNERYNQVIDIWTRINNQITETLMRRLENEDQGFNSIFMMMHSGARGSREQIRQLGGMRGLMAKPQKSLQGSVGEIIENPILSNFKEGLDVIEYFISTHGARKGLADTALKTADAGYLTRRLVDVSQDVIVNEEDCGTLRGLEVSALKDNEDIVESLSERILGRVAVHDVFDPISNDLIVASGTEITEEIARAIENTSIESVEIRSVLTCESKRGICGKCYGRNLATGFMVQKGEAVGVIAAQSIGEPGTQLTLRTFHVGGTASNIAVEATILAKFGGKIEFEDVRSLDTVNNEGEPVKVVMGRSGEVKVVDPNTGKLLISNHVPYGSFLHVNEGQVVEKGAILCNWDPYNAVILSEFDGEISYESIIEGVTYREESDEQTGYREKVIIDTKDKTQNPAIVVNPKNGEPKGYNIPVGAHLTVENGEKIKAGQILVKIPRAIGKTRDITGGLPRVTELFEARNPSNPAVVSEIDGVVTYGSVKRGNREIFIESKDGVKKKYMVPLSKHILVQDNDFIRAGMPLSDGAITPTDILNIQGPGAVQEYLVNEIQEVYRLQGVKINDKHIEVVVRQMMQKVVVVDAGDTSFLENQTVDKISFMEENDHIIDMKVVEDAGDSTNLKPGQIVTPRRLRDENSSLKRRDLRLVTVRDAQPAVSRPTLQGITQASLGTQSFISAASFQETTKVLSEAAIKGKADELLGLKENVIVGHLIPAGTGLREYQNLIVGSQEEYDALVESKKTTARTKQQELQNK from the coding sequence ATGGCATTTGCGAAAAATAAAAAGCTAACTCAGGACTTCTCTAAAGTTACGATCAGCTTGGCTTCGCCGGAGTCAATCCTGGAGCGTTCCAACGGAGAGGTAGTAAAGCCTGAGACCATAAACTATAGAACCTATAAGCCTGAGATGGGTGGTCTGTTCTGCGAAAGAATATTCGGACCCGTAAAGGACTGGGAATGCCACTGCGGAAAGTATAAAAGAATCAGATACAAAGGCATCATCTGCGACCGTTGCGGTGTAGAGGTGACGGAGAAAAAAGTGCGTCGTGAGCGTATGGGCCATATTGAGCTCGTAGTTCCGGTTGCGCACATCTGGTACTTCAAATCTCTTCCAAACAAAATAGGTTATCTGCTGGGCTTGCCAACAAAGAAGCTCGACCAGATTATCTATTATGAAAGATATGTAGTTATTCAACCAGGTATCCTGGCGGAAGACGGCGTAAACACGCTGGACTTCCTGACAGAAGACGAGTACCTGGACATGGTGGATAAACTGCCACGCGAGAACCAAATGTTGGATAACAATGATCCAAACAAGTTCATCGCGAAAATGGGTGCCGAGGCCCTGCAAATGCTGCTGGAGCGCATCAACCTGGATGATCTGTCTTACGAGCTGCGCCACGCAGCCGCACACGAAACATCGCAGCAGCGTAAAGCTGAGGCCTTGAAGCGTCTGCGCGTAGTGGAAGCCTTCCGTGATGCCACCACACGTATCGAAAACAGACCGGAGTGGATGGTTATCCGCATGGTGCCTGTTATCCCGCCGGAGCTTCGCCCACTCGTTCCGTTGGACGGTGGCCGTTTCGCTACCTCTGACTTGAACGACCTGTACAGACGTGTGATTATCCGTAACAACCGTCTGAAGCGTCTGATCGAGATCAAAGCCCCTGAGGTGATCCTCCGTAACGAGAAGCGAATGCTGCAGGAAGCGGTAGACTCCCTGTTCGACAACTCACGTAAAGTGAACGCTGTTCGTGCAGAAGGTAACCGGGCGCTGAAGTCGCTTTCTGACATGCTGAAAGGTAAGCAAGGACGTTTCCGTCAGAACTTGCTTGGTAAGCGTGTGGACTACTCTGGCCGTTCGGTAATCGTGGTTGGTCCTGAACTGAAGCTGCACGAGTGCGGTCTGCCTAAGAACATGGCAGCTGAGCTCTTCAAGCCGTTCATCATCCGCAAGCTGATCGAAAGAGGCATCGTAAAGACGGTAAAGTCAGCGAAGAAAATAGTTGACCGTAAGGACCCTGTTGTGTGGGACATCCTGGAGAACGTGCTGAAAGGCCACCCAGTGCTCCTCAACCGTGCTCCTACACTCCACAGATTAGGTATTCAGGCCTTCCAGCCGAAACTGATCGAAGGTAAGGCGATCCAGTTGCACCCACTGGTGTGTACGGCATTCAACGCCGACTTTGACGGTGACCAGATGGCGGTGCACGTTCCACTAGGACCTGCTGCCGTACTGGAAGCCTCTATGCTGATGCTGGCGTCGCACAACATCCTGAACCCTGCAAACGGTGCTCCAATTGCGGTACCTTCTCAGGACATGGTACTTGGTTTATACTATGTATCAAAAGGAAAGCGCAGCACAGAGAACGAAAAGATCGAAGGCGAAGGAATGAGCTTCTACTCTGCGGAGGAAGTGGTGATTGCCACCAACGAGAAGCGAATCTCTAAGCACGCCTACATCAAGGTAAGAACAAAGGTTAAGAACGAGCAAGGCGAACTCGAGACAAAGCTGATCGAGACAGTTGCCGGCCGTGTAATCTTCAACCAGTTTGTACCGGAAGAGGTAGGATATATCGATGAACTGCTGACTAAGAAAAAGCTGCAGCAGATCATTTCAAGAGTATTTAAGGAAACGGGCATGGCACGTACAGCCCAGTTCCTGGACGATATCAAAACACTAGGATTCCAGTCTGCCTACAAAGGAGGTCTGTCAATGGGTCTTGGTGATATCAACATCCCGGCTGAGAAGGAAGTGTTGGTAGAGCAGGCTAAAAAGGATGTAGATGCTGTATGGCAAAACTACTCTATGGGTCTGATCACGGACAACGAACGCTACAACCAGGTTATTGACATCTGGACACGTATCAACAACCAGATTACGGAAACGTTGATGCGCCGCCTGGAGAACGAAGACCAAGGCTTTAACTCCATCTTCATGATGATGCACTCCGGAGCCCGTGGTTCAAGAGAGCAGATCCGTCAGTTGGGTGGTATGAGAGGTCTGATGGCCAAGCCTCAGAAGTCCCTGCAAGGTTCCGTTGGTGAGATTATCGAGAACCCGATCCTTTCTAACTTTAAGGAAGGTCTGGATGTAATCGAGTACTTTATCTCTACACACGGTGCCCGTAAGGGTCTTGCGGATACGGCCCTTAAAACGGCCGATGCCGGTTACCTGACGCGTCGTCTGGTAGACGTATCGCAGGACGTGATCGTGAACGAGGAAGACTGTGGTACGCTGCGTGGTCTGGAAGTGAGCGCACTGAAAGACAACGAAGATATTGTAGAGTCTCTGTCTGAGCGTATCCTGGGCCGAGTGGCAGTGCATGATGTGTTTGACCCAATCTCAAACGATCTCATCGTGGCGTCAGGTACGGAGATCACAGAAGAGATCGCCCGTGCTATTGAAAACACGTCGATCGAGTCTGTTGAGATCCGCTCCGTGCTGACTTGTGAGTCTAAGCGCGGTATATGCGGCAAGTGCTACGGCCGTAACCTGGCGACAGGCTTCATGGTGCAGAAGGGCGAGGCTGTAGGTGTAATTGCCGCACAGTCTATCGGTGAGCCGGGTACACAGCTGACACTCCGCACATTCCACGTAGGTGGTACGGCTTCTAACATTGCGGTAGAGGCAACCATCCTGGCGAAGTTTGGCGGTAAGATCGAGTTCGAAGACGTTCGCTCACTGGATACAGTGAACAACGAAGGAGAGCCGGTTAAAGTGGTGATGGGCCGTTCAGGTGAAGTGAAAGTAGTAGATCCTAATACAGGAAAGCTGCTGATCAGCAACCACGTACCATATGGTTCATTCCTGCATGTGAATGAAGGACAGGTAGTTGAAAAGGGCGCGATCCTGTGTAACTGGGACCCTTATAACGCGGTTATCCTTTCCGAGTTCGATGGCGAAATCTCTTACGAATCCATCATCGAAGGTGTTACTTACCGTGAGGAGTCAGATGAGCAGACAGGTTACCGTGAGAAGGTAATCATCGACACGAAAGACAAGACGCAGAACCCTGCTATTGTGGTGAACCCGAAAAACGGTGAGCCGAAAGGCTATAACATTCCGGTAGGTGCTCACTTGACTGTAGAGAACGGCGAGAAGATCAAAGCTGGACAGATCCTGGTGAAGATACCGCGTGCTATCGGTAAAACACGAGACATTACGGGTGGTCTGCCACGCGTGACGGAGTTGTTCGAAGCGCGTAACCCGTCCAACCCGGCGGTAGTGTCTGAGATCGACGGTGTGGTTACATACGGTAGCGTGAAGCGTGGTAACCGTGAAATCTTCATCGAGTCGAAAGACGGCGTGAAGAAGAAATACATGGTGCCGCTTTCCAAGCACATCCTGGTACAGGATAATGACTTTATCCGTGCGGGTATGCCGTTATCAGACGGAGCGATCACGCCTACAGACATTCTGAATATTCAAGGCCCGGGTGCGGTACAAGAGTACCTGGTAAATGAGATTCAGGAAGTATACCGTCTGCAGGGTGTGAAGATCAACGACAAGCACATTGAGGTTGTCGTGCGCCAGATGATGCAGAAAGTAGTGGTAGTGGATGCTGGTGATACCAGCTTCCTGGAGAATCAAACAGTTGATAAGATCAGCTTCATGGAAGAGAACGACCACATCATCGACATGAAAGTTGTGGAAGATGCCGGAGACTCGACCAACCTGAAGCCAGGTCAGATTGTGACACCTCGTCGCCTGCGCGATGAGAACTCTAGCCTGAAGCGCCGTGACCTGCGCCTGGTGACAGTGCGCGATGCACAGCCAGCCGTTTCTCGTCCTACGCTGCAGGGTATTACACAGGCGTCACTGGGTACGCAAAGCTTTATCTCGGCTGCCTCGTTCCAGGAGACTACGAAAGTACTGAGCGAAGCCGCTATCAAAGGTAAAGCCGACGAACTACTTGGACTGAAGGAGAACGTGATCGTAGGTCACCTGATCCCAGCCGGTACGGGTCTGCGTGAATACCAGAACCTGATCGTGGGTAGCCAGGAAGAGTATGATGCGCTGGTGGAGTCTAAAAAGACAACAGCGAGAACAAAGCAGCAAGAGTTGCAAAATAAATAA
- a CDS encoding DUF3467 domain-containing protein: MAEDLQKQNQINIELTEEVAEGEYANLAMIAHSSSEFVIDFIRLMPGLPKAKVKSRIIITPEHAKRLLAALADNVKKFEASFGEIKQSQEAPSFPMNFGGTVGEA; the protein is encoded by the coding sequence ATGGCTGAAGATCTGCAGAAACAGAATCAGATAAACATTGAGCTGACGGAGGAGGTGGCTGAGGGCGAGTACGCAAACCTTGCCATGATTGCCCACTCCAGCAGCGAGTTTGTGATTGATTTCATAAGATTGATGCCGGGGCTGCCTAAGGCCAAAGTAAAATCAAGAATAATTATCACACCAGAGCACGCCAAAAGACTTTTGGCTGCTCTGGCAGATAATGTCAAGAAATTCGAGGCCAGTTTCGGCGAAATCAAGCAATCTCAGGAGGCTCCTTCCTTTCCGATGAACTTCGGCGGAACAGTAGGAGAGGCCTAA
- the rpsL gene encoding 30S ribosomal protein S12, which translates to MPTIQQLVRKGREKLTFKSKSPALDSCPQRRGVCTRVYTTTPKKPNSAMRKVARVRLTNGKEVNAYIPGEGHNLQEHSIVLIRGGRVKDLPGVRYHIVRGALDTAGVNGRLQSRSKYGAKRPKPGQPAAAAGKGKKK; encoded by the coding sequence ATGCCTACTATACAGCAATTAGTAAGAAAAGGTAGAGAAAAGTTGACATTTAAGTCAAAGTCTCCTGCCTTAGATTCATGCCCACAGCGCCGTGGTGTATGTACTAGAGTATATACAACTACGCCAAAGAAGCCAAACTCTGCGATGCGTAAAGTAGCCAGGGTAAGACTTACCAACGGTAAAGAAGTTAACGCTTACATCCCAGGTGAAGGACACAACCTGCAGGAGCACTCTATTGTGCTTATCAGAGGTGGTAGAGTGAAAGACCTTCCGGGTGTACGTTACCACATCGTACGTGGAGCCCTGGATACGGCAGGAGTAAACGGCCGTCTTCAGTCCCGTTCTAAGTATGGTGCTAAGAGACCAAAGCCAGGTCAACCAGCAGCAGCTGCAGGCAAGGGTAAAAAGAAATAA
- the rpsG gene encoding 30S ribosomal protein S7 gives MRKAKPKSRILLPDPKYKETLVTRFVNYLMEDGKKSVAYGIFYDAVDLVEQRTKENGLETWKKALNNIMPSVEVKSRRVGGATFQVPTEVRPDRRVSLGIKWMISYSRKRGEKTMKDRLAGEIIAAAKGEGAAVKKKDDTHRMAEANKAFSHFRF, from the coding sequence ATGAGAAAAGCAAAGCCGAAAAGTAGAATTCTCCTGCCAGATCCAAAATACAAAGAGACATTGGTAACCCGTTTCGTAAACTATCTGATGGAAGATGGTAAGAAGAGCGTTGCCTATGGTATCTTCTATGACGCTGTAGATCTAGTAGAGCAAAGAACCAAAGAAAACGGTCTGGAAACTTGGAAGAAGGCACTGAACAACATCATGCCATCTGTCGAAGTGAAAAGCCGCAGGGTAGGGGGTGCTACTTTCCAAGTGCCGACTGAGGTTCGTCCGGACCGCAGAGTATCTCTGGGTATCAAGTGGATGATATCCTATTCTCGCAAGAGAGGTGAGAAGACAATGAAAGACAGATTAGCAGGTGAAATTATCGCAGCTGCTAAAGGTGAAGGTGCTGCCGTTAAGAAAAAAGACGACACGCACAGAATGGCAGAAGCGAACAAAGCGTTCTCTCACTTTAGATTCTAA